The Halobacterium sp. CBA1132 genome has a segment encoding these proteins:
- a CDS encoding ABC transporter permease subunit, whose product MSWSAIARKDFKDASRSKALWALTALFVVFMAGMAYIYTLIAGTGDATLSSLDYVTFLLGSAAFLIPITALVVTHKAIAGELESGSAKFLLSLPHTRRDAVVGKVVGRGGVLAVSILVGLASALVVILATYDAFDPIVFVIFAVLTLLLGVVYTAIGVGISATTKDSGRTTVLAAGFFILFEVVWGFVPNAIYYLLEGSLTPPVGQAADGSLFLDAPGWYFFVQRLSPSEAFASAVQWFANSSATFLPAFDPVPVYLSGWASLAILFAWLVVAPALGYYRFERMDL is encoded by the coding sequence ATGAGCTGGTCCGCGATTGCGCGCAAGGACTTCAAGGACGCCTCGCGCTCGAAGGCGCTGTGGGCGCTCACCGCGCTGTTCGTGGTGTTCATGGCGGGCATGGCGTACATCTACACGCTCATCGCGGGCACGGGCGACGCTACGCTCTCTAGCCTGGACTACGTCACGTTCCTGTTGGGTTCGGCCGCGTTCCTCATCCCGATTACCGCGCTCGTGGTGACGCACAAGGCCATCGCGGGCGAACTCGAATCCGGGAGCGCGAAGTTCCTGCTGTCGCTGCCCCACACCCGACGCGACGCCGTCGTCGGGAAAGTTGTCGGCCGCGGCGGCGTGCTCGCGGTGTCCATCCTCGTCGGGCTGGCGTCGGCGCTCGTCGTCATCCTCGCGACGTACGACGCCTTCGACCCCATCGTCTTCGTGATATTCGCGGTACTCACGCTCCTGCTCGGCGTCGTCTACACCGCCATCGGCGTCGGCATCTCCGCGACGACGAAAGACTCCGGGCGCACCACCGTCCTCGCCGCGGGCTTCTTCATCCTCTTCGAAGTCGTCTGGGGGTTCGTCCCGAACGCCATCTACTACCTCCTCGAAGGGTCGCTCACGCCGCCGGTAGGACAGGCCGCCGACGGCTCGCTGTTCCTCGACGCCCCCGGATGGTACTTCTTCGTGCAGCGGCTCTCCCCGAGTGAGGCGTTCGCGTCCGCCGTCCAGTGGTTCGCGAACAGCAGCGCGACGTTCCTGCCCGCCTTCGACCCCGTCCCCGTCTACCTCTCCGGGTGGGCGTCGCTGGCGATTCTGTTCGCATGGCTCGTCGTCGCCCCCGCGCTCGGCTACTACCGCTTCGAGCGTATGGACCTCTAA
- a CDS encoding aspartate kinase codes for MRVVAKFGGTSLGSGDRIERAADSVADAVAAGHEIAVVASAMGNTTDELLDDITFEADDADRAEIVSMGERTSVRMLKAALAARGVNAVFLEPGHPDWPVVANDRGEVDVEETRERVEALAADLGDVVPVITGFLAEDLDGNVTTLGRGGSDTTAVMLGRYADADEVVIVTDVEGVMTGDPHVVEGARNVGEITVDELRNLSFRGAEVVAPSALSFKDDELDVRVIHYQHGDLLSGGTKIEGQFENMIDMRDSPLACLTVAGRAIRNRPGIMSTLSTALDDSDINVDAVASGMDSMTFYVDEDLAERAENVLHSEVIEVGELSSVTVRDEVAVIRVLGGELPNQPGILRRIVDPIADAGINVIDIISSATSVAVFVDWDDREETLEIVQGRFSS; via the coding sequence ATGCGCGTAGTCGCGAAGTTCGGCGGCACCAGTCTCGGGAGCGGCGACCGCATCGAGCGGGCCGCGGACTCCGTCGCTGACGCCGTCGCAGCCGGCCACGAAATCGCGGTGGTCGCGTCGGCGATGGGGAACACGACCGACGAACTGCTCGACGACATCACGTTCGAGGCCGACGACGCCGACCGCGCGGAAATCGTCTCGATGGGCGAGCGCACGTCCGTGCGGATGCTGAAGGCGGCGTTGGCCGCCCGCGGCGTGAACGCGGTGTTCCTCGAACCCGGCCACCCCGACTGGCCGGTCGTCGCCAACGACCGCGGCGAAGTCGACGTCGAGGAGACCCGCGAGCGCGTGGAAGCGCTCGCCGCGGACCTCGGCGACGTCGTCCCCGTCATCACGGGCTTCCTCGCGGAGGACCTCGACGGCAACGTCACCACGCTTGGACGGGGCGGCAGCGACACCACGGCCGTGATGCTCGGCCGGTACGCCGACGCCGACGAAGTGGTCATCGTCACCGACGTCGAGGGCGTCATGACCGGCGACCCCCACGTCGTCGAGGGCGCACGCAACGTCGGCGAAATCACCGTCGACGAACTCCGGAACCTGTCCTTCCGCGGCGCGGAAGTCGTCGCTCCCTCCGCGCTCTCGTTCAAGGACGACGAACTCGACGTCCGCGTCATCCACTACCAGCACGGCGACCTGCTCTCCGGCGGCACCAAAATCGAGGGCCAGTTTGAGAACATGATCGACATGCGGGACTCGCCGCTGGCGTGTCTCACCGTCGCCGGGCGCGCCATCCGCAACCGCCCCGGCATCATGTCGACGCTGTCGACCGCGCTCGACGACTCGGATATCAACGTCGACGCGGTCGCGTCCGGCATGGACTCGATGACGTTCTACGTCGACGAGGACCTCGCCGAGCGCGCCGAGAACGTCCTCCACAGCGAGGTCATCGAGGTCGGCGAACTCTCCTCGGTCACCGTCCGCGACGAGGTCGCCGTTATCCGCGTGCTCGGCGGCGAACTCCCGAATCAGCCGGGCATCCTCCGGCGCATCGTCGACCCCATCGCGGACGCGGGCATCAACGTCATCGACATCATCTCCAGTGCGACGTCGGTCGCCGTCTTCGTCGACTGGGACGACCGCGAGGAGACGCTGGAAATCGTTCAGGGCCGCTTCAGTTCCTAA
- a CDS encoding beta-eliminating lyase-related protein: MRSYKAAMVEPIRLLDREDREAALRDAGYNVFNLDSADVFVDLLTDSGTGTMSTSQWAALMGGDEAYAGSDSFRDLRDAVREVMGFEHIVPAHQGRGAENHRV, from the coding sequence ATGCGCTCGTACAAGGCCGCGATGGTCGAACCGATTCGGCTGCTCGACCGCGAGGACCGCGAGGCCGCGCTCCGGGACGCGGGCTACAACGTCTTCAATCTCGACAGCGCGGACGTCTTCGTCGACCTCCTCACCGACTCCGGCACCGGCACGATGAGCACCAGCCAGTGGGCCGCCCTGATGGGCGGCGACGAGGCCTACGCCGGCAGCGATAGCTTCCGCGACCTCCGCGACGCCGTCCGCGAGGTCATGGGCTTCGAACATATCGTTCCCGCCCATCAGGGGCGGGGCGCGGAGAACCATCGTGTTTAG
- a CDS encoding universal stress protein, producing the protein MYERILLPTDGSEGTAAAAEHAATLARAYDATVHVLAVADERNRFETPSAGLAADAWAEGERDRAETDADETVASLPDDIAVECAVVEGVPHEAIVDYVEAEDVDVVVMGTHGRTGIDHYLVGSVTEKVVRTSPAPVMTVRIES; encoded by the coding sequence ATGTACGAGCGCATCCTCCTCCCGACCGACGGCAGCGAGGGGACCGCGGCGGCTGCAGAGCACGCCGCGACGCTCGCGCGAGCGTACGACGCCACCGTCCACGTGCTCGCCGTCGCTGACGAGCGCAACCGCTTCGAGACGCCGAGCGCGGGCCTCGCAGCCGACGCGTGGGCGGAAGGCGAGCGCGACCGAGCGGAGACCGACGCTGACGAGACTGTCGCCTCTCTCCCCGACGATATCGCCGTCGAGTGCGCCGTCGTCGAGGGTGTTCCTCACGAAGCCATCGTCGACTACGTCGAAGCCGAGGACGTCGACGTGGTCGTGATGGGGACTCACGGCCGCACGGGTATCGACCACTACCTCGTCGGCAGCGTCACGGAGAAAGTCGTTCGCACGTCGCCGGCGCCGGTGATGACCGTCCGAATCGAGTCGTAG
- a CDS encoding excinuclease ABC subunit C, which produces MNAEAVRARAGELPTEPGVYQFLERRDGDDVVLYVGKAVDLRDRVRSYADPRSRRIGRMVERADAIDFAVTDTETQALLLEANLVKRHQPRYNVRLKDDKSYPLVQFTGHAAPRIEVTRDPEEGAAAYGPYTDKGEVETVVKAIREVYGLRGCSDHKYRGRDRPCLDYEMGLCSAPCTGEISEGEYAADVEAAERFFEGETGALADPIEREMERAAQSRNFERAANLRDRLDVVEGFHGGAGAAVANSDDTATTDVLGVAVEGEDATVARLHAERGQLVERDQHHLDAPDNEDPADVLAAFLVQFYAERDLPDRLLLPERHGDDDVSAWLDEAGVEVTVPGAGRDATLVDLALKNAHRRSGDSDELGALADALGIDRPTRIEGFDVSHAQGRAVVGSDICFVDGSAEKADYRRKKLDDENDDYANMYRLLRWRADRAVEAERAGGDAGDDRPDPDLLLVDGGEGQLGAARKALDDAGWDVPVVALAKDEELVVTESRTYDWDDDAPQLHVLQRVRDEAHRFAVAYHQTLRDDVETTLDNVDGVGPELRKRLLRRFGSVESVREASVEDLRDIEGVGAATAETIASRL; this is translated from the coding sequence ATGAACGCGGAGGCTGTCCGGGCGCGCGCCGGCGAGCTGCCGACGGAGCCCGGGGTCTACCAGTTCCTCGAACGGCGGGACGGGGACGACGTCGTGCTCTACGTCGGGAAGGCCGTCGACCTGCGGGACCGCGTGCGGTCGTACGCGGACCCGAGGAGCCGGCGCATCGGCCGGATGGTCGAACGCGCGGACGCAATCGACTTCGCGGTGACGGACACGGAGACGCAGGCGCTGCTGTTGGAGGCGAACCTCGTGAAGCGCCACCAGCCGCGGTACAACGTCCGCCTCAAAGACGACAAATCCTACCCGCTCGTGCAGTTCACGGGCCACGCCGCCCCCCGAATCGAGGTGACCCGCGACCCCGAGGAGGGCGCGGCGGCGTACGGCCCGTACACGGACAAGGGCGAGGTGGAGACGGTGGTGAAAGCGATTCGGGAGGTGTACGGACTGCGGGGGTGCTCGGACCACAAGTACCGGGGCCGCGACCGGCCGTGTCTGGACTACGAGATGGGGCTGTGTTCGGCGCCCTGCACGGGCGAAATCAGCGAGGGCGAGTACGCGGCGGACGTGGAGGCGGCCGAGCGCTTCTTCGAGGGGGAGACGGGCGCGCTCGCGGACCCCATCGAGCGCGAGATGGAGCGGGCCGCCCAGTCCCGGAACTTCGAGCGCGCGGCGAACCTGCGGGACCGACTGGACGTCGTGGAGGGGTTCCACGGCGGCGCTGGCGCGGCGGTCGCGAACAGCGACGACACAGCGACGACAGACGTGCTGGGCGTGGCCGTGGAGGGCGAGGACGCCACAGTCGCGCGCCTGCACGCCGAGCGCGGGCAGCTCGTGGAGCGCGACCAGCACCATCTGGACGCGCCCGACAACGAGGACCCGGCGGACGTGCTGGCGGCGTTCCTCGTGCAGTTCTACGCGGAGCGTGACCTCCCGGACCGCCTGCTGTTGCCCGAGCGCCACGGCGACGACGACGTGTCCGCGTGGCTCGACGAGGCGGGCGTCGAGGTCACGGTGCCGGGCGCGGGCCGGGACGCGACGCTCGTGGACTTGGCGCTGAAGAACGCCCACCGACGTTCGGGGGATAGCGACGAACTCGGCGCGCTCGCGGACGCGCTCGGCATCGACCGGCCGACCCGCATCGAGGGATTCGACGTGAGCCACGCGCAGGGGAGGGCTGTGGTCGGCAGCGACATCTGCTTCGTCGACGGGAGCGCCGAGAAGGCCGACTACCGCCGGAAGAAACTCGACGACGAGAACGACGACTACGCGAACATGTACCGGCTGCTGCGGTGGCGCGCCGACCGCGCGGTCGAAGCTGAACGTGCCGGCGGGGACGCTGGCGACGACCGCCCGGACCCCGACCTGCTGCTCGTCGACGGCGGGGAGGGGCAACTTGGGGCGGCCCGGAAGGCGCTCGACGACGCCGGCTGGGACGTGCCGGTGGTCGCGCTGGCGAAAGACGAGGAACTCGTGGTGACCGAGTCCCGGACGTACGACTGGGACGACGACGCCCCGCAGTTGCACGTCCTCCAGCGCGTGCGCGACGAAGCCCACCGGTTCGCGGTGGCGTACCACCAGACGCTGCGCGACGACGTGGAGACGACGCTGGACAACGTCGACGGCGTCGGCCCCGAGTTGCGCAAGCGGCTGCTGCGGCGGTTCGGCAGCGTCGAGAGCGTGCGCGAGGCGTCCGTCGAGGACTTGCGGGACATCGAGGGCGTCGGGGCGGCGACCGCGGAGACCATTGCGAGTCGGCTGTAA
- a CDS encoding DUF5518 domain-containing protein, which yields MTTPSESTSDPESSVFYDQLLDYLLVALLAVEGLVIAWLGVIVATIDRTFAEEFAAEAVANGDQPFGLSEPALVDAVHGIATWAGGGLVATGVLLVVAGAWFYRYRGRVRQRVAADLRPPRWHATLLGAVLATALAFVPFAQAGGGAVAGYLTDRSSLLAGALVGVLFGAPAYVFWGAVAVGAVVAGVPTVAVLVLVVALVTVVADVVVAAIGGLLGGFLA from the coding sequence ATGACGACGCCCTCCGAATCCACCTCGGACCCCGAATCCTCGGTGTTCTACGACCAGCTACTCGACTACCTGCTCGTCGCCCTCCTCGCCGTCGAAGGCCTCGTAATCGCGTGGCTCGGCGTGATTGTCGCGACCATCGACCGAACGTTCGCCGAGGAGTTCGCCGCCGAAGCCGTCGCGAACGGCGACCAGCCGTTCGGCCTCTCCGAACCCGCGCTCGTGGATGCCGTCCACGGGATTGCGACGTGGGCCGGCGGCGGCCTCGTCGCGACCGGCGTCCTCCTGGTCGTCGCCGGCGCGTGGTTCTACCGGTACCGCGGCCGCGTCCGCCAGCGCGTCGCCGCCGACCTGCGACCGCCGCGCTGGCACGCGACCCTGCTCGGCGCCGTGCTCGCGACCGCGCTCGCGTTCGTCCCGTTCGCGCAAGCCGGCGGCGGCGCCGTCGCGGGCTACCTCACCGACCGCAGTTCGCTGCTCGCCGGCGCGCTGGTCGGCGTGCTGTTCGGCGCGCCCGCGTACGTCTTCTGGGGCGCGGTCGCCGTCGGCGCGGTCGTCGCCGGCGTCCCGACGGTGGCCGTCCTCGTCCTCGTCGTCGCGCTCGTGACCGTCGTCGCCGACGTCGTCGTCGCCGCAATCGGCGGGCTGCTCGGCGGCTTCCTCGCGTAG
- a CDS encoding ABC transporter permease subunit, which produces MWPVVARRDLRTLRADNSLRIFGGLFALLAFGFAYGATNAGVTPLPTTLALLFMFAVPLTAGTLTHEAVPSAVASGRVRLTLSLPHSRSAFLAGAGAARLATTLVSVVAAIVVATVVYAVRGASVPAVRVLAVLALAALLAAAFVAATLAFTARSTSTTLSAATTFGFFLLAFFWPILLAIGRTVLSGTFGVNVSSSLIDTLVVASPTYAYASALTVVGVEPVASVASVPDGAGAAVLLAWTAVGFALAARRFGRLEL; this is translated from the coding sequence ATGTGGCCGGTCGTCGCGCGCCGCGACCTCCGCACCCTCCGCGCCGACAACTCCCTGCGCATCTTCGGTGGTCTCTTCGCGCTGCTGGCGTTCGGGTTCGCGTACGGCGCCACGAACGCCGGCGTGACGCCGCTGCCCACTACGCTCGCGTTGCTGTTCATGTTCGCAGTGCCACTGACCGCCGGCACGCTCACCCACGAGGCCGTGCCGAGCGCCGTCGCCAGCGGCCGCGTCCGCCTCACGCTCTCGCTGCCGCACTCGCGGTCGGCGTTCCTCGCCGGCGCGGGCGCCGCCCGCCTCGCGACGACGCTCGTCTCCGTCGTCGCGGCAATCGTCGTCGCCACCGTCGTCTACGCGGTCCGCGGCGCATCCGTGCCTGCGGTCCGTGTGCTCGCCGTGCTCGCGCTCGCCGCGCTGCTGGCCGCCGCGTTCGTCGCCGCGACGCTCGCGTTCACCGCGCGCTCGACGAGCACGACGCTGTCCGCCGCCACCACGTTCGGCTTCTTCCTCCTCGCGTTCTTCTGGCCGATACTCCTCGCCATCGGTCGCACCGTTCTCTCCGGCACGTTCGGCGTGAACGTCTCCAGCAGTCTCATCGACACGCTCGTCGTCGCCAGCCCGACGTACGCGTACGCGAGCGCTCTCACTGTCGTCGGCGTCGAGCCGGTGGCGTCAGTCGCGTCTGTCCCCGACGGTGCCGGCGCCGCCGTGCTGCTCGCGTGGACCGCCGTTGGGTTCGCGCTCGCCGCGCGACGATTCGGCCGCCTCGAACTCTGA
- a CDS encoding ABC transporter ATP-binding protein, giving the protein MAAIELAGVTKQYGDVTALHDLDLEVQSGEIYGFLGPNGAGKSTTIDILLDFVRPTAGTATVLGLDAHDESLAIRQRIGVLPEGFHVYERLTARQHLQFAIESKGADDDPDALLDRVGIPDAADRKAGGFSKGMQQRLALAIALVGDPDLLILDEPSTGLDPNGAREMREIITEEAERGATVFFSSHILEQVEAVCDRVGILQAGELVAQDTIRGLREAAGTGSTLTVTVGELTPDVLEAVEGVPGVTSVDADRDVLTVTTEGASKTDVLDAVEAAGGEVTDFATQEASLDDVFAAYTNGHDEEVSA; this is encoded by the coding sequence ATGGCAGCAATCGAACTCGCCGGCGTCACCAAGCAATACGGTGACGTCACCGCCCTCCACGACCTCGACCTCGAAGTCCAGTCCGGGGAGATATACGGCTTCCTCGGACCAAACGGCGCGGGGAAGTCCACGACCATCGACATCCTCTTGGACTTCGTGCGGCCGACCGCCGGCACCGCGACCGTGCTCGGTCTCGACGCCCACGACGAGTCGCTGGCCATCCGCCAGCGCATCGGCGTCCTCCCCGAGGGGTTCCACGTCTACGAGCGCCTCACCGCGCGCCAACACCTCCAGTTCGCCATCGAGTCCAAAGGCGCCGACGACGACCCCGACGCACTCCTCGACCGCGTCGGCATCCCGGACGCCGCCGACCGGAAGGCCGGCGGCTTCTCGAAGGGGATGCAACAGCGCCTCGCGCTCGCCATCGCGCTCGTCGGCGACCCCGACCTCCTGATTCTGGACGAACCGTCGACGGGACTGGACCCGAACGGCGCCCGCGAGATGCGCGAAATCATCACGGAGGAGGCCGAACGGGGCGCGACCGTCTTCTTCTCCAGCCACATCCTCGAACAGGTCGAAGCCGTCTGTGACCGCGTCGGCATCCTCCAAGCGGGCGAACTCGTCGCGCAGGACACCATCCGCGGGCTCCGCGAGGCCGCGGGCACGGGCTCGACCCTGACGGTGACCGTCGGGGAACTCACGCCAGACGTCCTCGAAGCCGTCGAGGGCGTGCCCGGGGTCACGAGCGTGGACGCCGACCGCGACGTCCTCACCGTGACCACCGAGGGCGCCTCCAAGACCGACGTCCTCGACGCCGTCGAGGCCGCCGGCGGCGAGGTCACCGACTTCGCCACGCAGGAGGCCTCGCTCGACGACGTGTTCGCCGCGTACACCAACGGCCACGACGAGGAGGTGTCGGCATGA